The following proteins come from a genomic window of Pseudomonas putida:
- the paaK gene encoding phenylacetate-CoA oxygenase/reductase subunit PaaK, which translates to MSQFHSLTIKQVRNETRDAVSIAFDVPEHLQDQFRFTQGQYLVMRTQLDNEEVRRSYSICSAVQDGELRVAVKRVPGGRFSAFANEVLKEGQQLEVMPPSGSFFVPLDPARQGNYLGVAAGSGITPILSIIATTLASEPHSRFTLLYGNRSSSGALFRDKLEDLKNRYLDRLNLIFVFSREQQDVDLYNGRIDADKCGQLFSRWLDVAGLDAAFICGPQAMTETVRDSLQANGMAKERIHFELFAAAGSEARREAREAARQADSALSHITVISDGRALSFDLPRNTQNVLDAGNAIGAELPYSCKAGVCSTCKCRVIEGEVEMDSNHALEDYEVAAGYVLSCQTYPVSDKVVLDFDQL; encoded by the coding sequence ATGAGCCAGTTTCACAGCCTGACCATCAAGCAAGTGCGCAATGAGACCCGTGATGCGGTATCGATTGCCTTCGATGTGCCCGAGCACCTGCAGGACCAGTTCCGCTTCACTCAGGGCCAGTACCTGGTCATGCGTACCCAGCTGGACAACGAAGAAGTCCGCCGTTCCTACTCCATCTGCAGCGCCGTGCAGGACGGCGAACTGCGCGTGGCCGTCAAGCGCGTACCGGGCGGGCGCTTCTCGGCGTTTGCCAATGAGGTGCTCAAGGAAGGCCAGCAGCTGGAAGTGATGCCGCCATCGGGCAGCTTCTTCGTGCCGCTGGACCCGGCTCGCCAGGGCAACTATCTGGGTGTGGCCGCCGGCAGCGGCATCACCCCGATACTGTCGATCATCGCCACTACGCTGGCCAGCGAGCCGCACAGCCGTTTCACCTTGCTGTACGGCAACCGCTCCAGTTCGGGGGCGCTGTTCCGCGACAAGCTCGAGGACCTGAAGAACCGTTACCTCGACCGCTTGAACCTGATTTTCGTGTTCAGCCGCGAACAGCAGGACGTCGACCTGTACAACGGCCGCATCGACGCCGACAAATGCGGCCAGCTGTTTTCGCGCTGGCTGGACGTTGCCGGCCTGGACGCAGCATTCATCTGCGGCCCGCAGGCGATGACCGAGACCGTGCGTGACAGCCTGCAGGCCAACGGCATGGCCAAGGAACGCATCCATTTCGAGCTGTTCGCCGCCGCCGGCAGCGAGGCCCGCCGCGAAGCCCGTGAGGCGGCACGCCAGGCGGATTCGGCGCTTAGCCATATCACCGTGATCAGCGATGGCCGGGCACTGAGCTTCGACCTGCCGCGCAACACACAGAACGTGCTGGACGCCGGCAACGCCATTGGCGCCGAGCTGCCGTACTCGTGCAAGGCCGGTGTGTGCTCCACCTGCAAGTGCCGGGTGATCGAGGGCGAAGTGGAGATGGACAGCAACCATGCCCTCGAAGATTACGAAGTGGCGGCCGGGTATGTGCTGTCGTGCCAGACCTACCCGGTGAGCGACAAGGTGGTGCTTGACTTCGACCAGTTGTAG
- the paaJ gene encoding phenylacetate-CoA oxygenase subunit PaaJ: MQPGELIAGDRGARAQQGDDLTRAWAVLGQVMDPEVPVVSVVDLGIVRDVDWRAGHLHLVVTPTYSGCPATEVIEGDIRQALEQAGFTAPDLERRLTPAWSTDWITELGRERLRAYGIAPPQGSASKRSLLGEAPQVCCPQCGSAHTELLSQFGSTACKALYRCRECLEPFDYFKCI; this comes from the coding sequence ATGCAACCTGGTGAACTGATTGCCGGTGACCGCGGCGCGCGGGCACAGCAAGGTGACGACCTGACCCGGGCCTGGGCGGTACTGGGCCAGGTCATGGACCCTGAAGTGCCGGTGGTCAGCGTGGTCGACCTGGGGATCGTGCGCGATGTCGATTGGCGCGCTGGCCACCTGCACTTGGTGGTTACCCCTACCTACTCTGGCTGCCCGGCCACCGAAGTCATCGAAGGGGATATCCGCCAGGCGCTGGAGCAGGCCGGTTTCACCGCGCCAGACCTGGAGCGCCGGCTGACCCCGGCCTGGAGCACTGACTGGATCACCGAACTGGGCCGCGAGCGCCTGCGCGCTTATGGCATTGCGCCGCCGCAAGGCAGCGCCAGCAAGCGCAGCCTGCTCGGCGAAGCGCCCCAGGTGTGCTGCCCGCAATGCGGCAGCGCCCATACCGAATTGCTCAGCCAGTTCGGCTCCACGGCCTGCAAGGCGCTGTACCGCTGCCGCGAGTGCCTGGAGCCATTCGACTATTTCAAATGCATTTGA
- a CDS encoding sodium/solute symporter (Members of the Solute:Sodium Symporter (SSS), TC 2.A.21 as described in tcdb.org, catalyze solute:Na+ symport. Known solutes for members of the family include sugars, amino acids, nucleosides, inositols, vitamins, urea or anions, depending on the system.) has translation MNWTAISMFMVFVCFTLLVTRWAALRTRSASDFYTAGGGLTGMQNGLAIAGDMISAASFLGISAMMFMNGYDGLLYALGVLAGWPIILFLIAERLRNLGKYTFADVVSYRLAQTPVRLTSAFGTLVVALMYLVAQMVGAGKLIELLFGISYLYAVMLVGVLMVAYVTFGGMLATTWVQIIKAVLLLSGTSFMAFMVLKHFGFSTEAMFASAVAVHAKGQAIMAPGGLLSNPVDAISLGLGMMFGTAGLPHILMRFFTVSDAKEARKSVFYATGFIGYFYLLLIVVGFGAIVMVGTEPSYRDATGAIIGGGNMVAVHLAQAVGGNLFLGFISAVAFATILAVVAGLALSGASAVSHDLYACVMRKGKATEQEEMRVSRIATLVIGLLAVILGLMFESQNIAFLSGLVLAVAASVNFPVLLLSMFWKGLTTRGAVCGSMAGLVSAVLLVVLGPAVWVNVLHNETALFPYSNPALFSMSLAFLSAWVFSVTDSSERAVEERGRYLGQFIRSMTGIGAAGASKH, from the coding sequence ATGAATTGGACAGCCATTTCGATGTTCATGGTGTTTGTCTGCTTCACCCTGCTGGTCACCCGCTGGGCTGCCCTGCGTACCCGCTCGGCCAGCGACTTCTACACCGCCGGCGGCGGCCTGACCGGCATGCAGAACGGCCTGGCGATCGCTGGGGACATGATCAGTGCCGCTTCGTTCCTGGGCATTTCCGCGATGATGTTCATGAACGGCTACGACGGCCTGTTGTATGCCCTCGGTGTCCTGGCAGGCTGGCCGATCATCCTGTTCCTGATTGCCGAGCGCCTGCGCAACCTGGGCAAGTACACCTTTGCCGATGTGGTCAGCTACCGGCTGGCGCAAACCCCGGTGCGCTTGACCTCGGCTTTCGGCACTCTGGTTGTGGCGCTGATGTACCTGGTGGCGCAAATGGTCGGTGCCGGCAAGCTGATCGAGTTGCTGTTCGGCATCAGCTACCTGTACGCCGTGATGCTGGTTGGCGTGCTGATGGTTGCCTATGTCACCTTCGGTGGCATGCTCGCCACCACCTGGGTGCAGATCATCAAGGCGGTATTGCTGCTGTCGGGTACCAGTTTCATGGCTTTCATGGTGCTCAAGCACTTCGGCTTCAGCACCGAGGCCATGTTTGCCAGCGCCGTGGCCGTGCATGCCAAGGGCCAGGCGATCATGGCCCCAGGCGGCTTGTTGTCCAACCCGGTGGACGCTATTTCACTGGGGCTGGGCATGATGTTCGGTACCGCTGGCCTGCCGCATATCCTGATGCGCTTCTTCACTGTCAGTGATGCCAAGGAAGCACGCAAGAGCGTGTTCTACGCCACCGGTTTCATTGGTTACTTCTACCTGCTGCTGATCGTTGTCGGCTTTGGCGCCATCGTCATGGTCGGCACCGAGCCGTCCTACCGCGACGCCACCGGCGCAATCATCGGCGGCGGCAACATGGTCGCCGTGCACCTGGCCCAGGCCGTGGGTGGCAACCTGTTCCTCGGCTTCATCTCTGCCGTGGCCTTCGCCACCATTCTGGCGGTGGTCGCCGGCCTGGCGCTGTCCGGGGCTTCGGCAGTGTCCCACGACCTGTATGCCTGCGTGATGCGCAAAGGCAAGGCTACCGAGCAAGAGGAAATGCGCGTGTCGCGCATTGCCACACTGGTCATCGGCCTGCTGGCAGTGATCCTGGGCCTGATGTTCGAGTCGCAGAACATTGCCTTCCTCTCCGGCCTGGTACTGGCGGTGGCCGCTTCGGTCAACTTCCCGGTGCTGCTCCTTTCGATGTTCTGGAAAGGCCTGACCACTCGCGGCGCGGTGTGCGGCAGCATGGCCGGGCTGGTCTCGGCGGTGCTGTTGGTGGTGCTGGGCCCGGCGGTGTGGGTCAACGTGCTGCACAACGAAACGGCGCTGTTCCCCTACAGCAACCCGGCGCTGTTCTCCATGAGCCTGGCTTTCCTCAGTGCCTGGGTATTCTCGGTTACCGACAGCTCCGAACGTGCCGTTGAAGAGCGTGGTCGCTACCTGGGCCAGTTCATCCGCTCCATGACCGGTATCGGCGCAGCTGGCGCCAGCAAACACTGA
- a CDS encoding 1,2-phenylacetyl-CoA epoxidase subunit B, whose product MSVWTLYEVFVRSKHGLNHKHVGSVHAADAAMAIENARELYTRRSEGVSLWVVPSALITASSPDEKDPLFAPSDDKVYRHASFYELPDEVGHM is encoded by the coding sequence ATGTCTGTCTGGACCCTCTACGAAGTGTTCGTGCGCAGCAAGCACGGCCTTAACCACAAACATGTCGGCAGCGTGCACGCCGCCGATGCCGCCATGGCCATCGAGAACGCCCGCGAGCTCTACACCCGCCGTAGCGAAGGTGTGAGCCTGTGGGTGGTGCCTTCGGCGCTGATCACCGCCTCCTCCCCCGACGAGAAAGACCCGCTGTTCGCCCCCTCGGACGACAAGGTCTATCGCCATGCCAGCTTCTACGAGCTGCCCGACGAAGTCGGACACATGTGA
- the paaF gene encoding phenylacetate--CoA ligase yields the protein MNMYHDADRALLDPMETASVDALRQHQLERLRWSLKHAYDNVPLYRQRFAEYGAHPDDLKCLEDLAKFPFTGKNDLRDNYPYGMFAVPQEEVVRLHASSGTTGKPTVVGYTQNDIDTWANVVARSIRAAGGRKGDKVHVSYGYGLFTGGLGAHYGAERLGCTVIPMSGGQTEKQVQLIRDFQPDIIMVTPSYMLNLADEIERQGIDPHHLKLRLGIFGAEPWTDELRRSIEQRLGIDALDIYGLSEIMGPGVAMECIETKDGPTIWEDHFYPEIIDPATGEVLPDGQLGELVFTSLSKEALPMVRYRTRDLTRLLPGTARPMRRIGKITGRSDDMLIIRGVNVFPTQIEEQVLKIKQLSELYEIHLYRNGNLDSVEVHVELRGECQHLDEGQRKLVIGELSKQIKTYIGISTQVHLQPCGTLKRSEGKACHVFDRRLAS from the coding sequence ATGAACATGTACCATGATGCCGATCGTGCCCTGCTGGACCCGATGGAAACCGCCAGCGTCGATGCCCTGCGCCAACACCAGCTGGAGCGCCTGCGCTGGAGCCTGAAGCACGCCTACGACAATGTGCCGCTGTACCGCCAGCGCTTTGCCGAGTATGGCGCCCACCCCGATGACCTCAAGTGCCTGGAAGATCTGGCGAAGTTCCCCTTCACCGGCAAGAACGACCTGCGCGACAACTACCCCTACGGCATGTTTGCCGTGCCCCAGGAAGAGGTGGTACGCCTGCATGCCTCCAGCGGCACCACCGGCAAGCCGACGGTGGTCGGCTACACCCAGAACGATATCGACACCTGGGCCAATGTGGTTGCCCGTTCCATTCGTGCGGCCGGCGGGCGCAAAGGCGACAAGGTGCATGTGTCCTACGGCTACGGGCTGTTCACTGGCGGGCTCGGCGCGCACTACGGCGCCGAGCGCCTGGGTTGCACCGTGATCCCCATGTCCGGTGGCCAGACCGAAAAGCAGGTGCAGCTGATTCGCGACTTCCAGCCCGACATCATCATGGTCACCCCGTCCTACATGCTCAACCTGGCTGATGAAATCGAGCGCCAGGGCATCGACCCACACCACCTCAAGCTGCGGCTGGGGATTTTCGGTGCTGAGCCCTGGACTGATGAACTGCGCCGCTCGATCGAGCAGCGCCTGGGTATCGATGCCCTCGATATCTATGGCCTTTCGGAAATCATGGGGCCCGGGGTGGCAATGGAGTGCATCGAGACCAAGGACGGCCCGACCATCTGGGAAGACCACTTCTATCCCGAGATCATCGACCCTGCTACCGGTGAAGTGCTGCCGGATGGCCAACTGGGCGAGCTGGTATTCACCTCGCTGAGCAAAGAGGCATTGCCGATGGTGCGCTACCGCACCCGCGACCTCACCCGGCTGCTGCCCGGCACCGCTCGGCCGATGCGGCGGATCGGCAAGATCACCGGCCGCAGTGACGACATGCTGATCATTCGCGGGGTCAACGTGTTTCCGACCCAGATCGAGGAACAGGTCCTAAAAATAAAACAGCTATCTGAGCTTTATGAGATTCATCTGTATCGCAACGGCAACCTGGATAGCGTCGAGGTGCATGTGGAATTGCGTGGCGAGTGCCAGCACCTTGATGAGGGCCAGCGCAAGCTGGTGATCGGCGAGCTGAGCAAACAGATCAAGACTTACATTGGCATCAGCACCCAGGTTCATCTGCAGCCCTGCGGCACGCTCAAGCGCTCCGAGGGCAAGGCGTGCCACGTGTTCGACAGACGGTTGGCCAGCTGA
- the pcaF gene encoding 3-oxoadipyl-CoA thiolase, whose translation MNEPTHADALIIDAVRTPIGRYAGALSSVRADDLAAIPLKALIQRHPELDWKAIDDVIFGCANQAGEDNRNVAHMASLLAGLPLEVPGTTINRLCGSGLDAIGNAARALRCGEAGLMLAGGVESMSRAPFVMGKSEQAFGRAAELFDTTIGWRFVNPLMKAAYGIDSMPETAENVAEQFGISRADQDSFALRSQHKAAAAQARGRLAQEIVPVEIPQRKGPAKVVAHDEHPRGDTTLEQLARLGTPFREGGSVTAGNASGVNDGACALLLASSAAARRHGLKARGRIVGMAVAGVEPRLMGIGPVPATRKVLALTGLTLADMDVIELNEAFAAQGLAVLRELGLADDDPRVNRNGGAIALGHPLGMSGARLVTTALHELEETAGRYALCTMCIGVGQGIAMIIERL comes from the coding sequence ATGAATGAACCGACCCACGCCGATGCCTTGATCATCGACGCCGTGCGCACCCCCATTGGCCGCTATGCCGGGGCCCTGAGCAGCGTGCGCGCCGACGACCTGGCGGCCATCCCGCTCAAAGCCTTGATCCAGCGTCACCCCGAACTGGATTGGAAAGCCATTGATGACGTTATCTTCGGCTGTGCCAACCAGGCCGGCGAAGACAACCGCAACGTGGCTCACATGGCGAGCCTGCTGGCCGGGCTACCACTCGAAGTACCAGGGACCACGATCAACCGCCTGTGCGGTTCCGGCCTGGATGCCATCGGCAATGCGGCGCGCGCCCTGCGCTGTGGTGAAGCGGGGCTTATGCTGGCCGGTGGCGTGGAATCCATGTCGCGTGCACCGTTTGTGATGGGTAAGTCGGAACAGGCATTCGGCCGTGCGGCCGAGCTGTTCGACACCACGATAGGCTGGCGTTTCGTCAACCCGCTGATGAAGGCCGCCTACGGCATCGATTCGATGCCGGAAACCGCCGAAAACGTGGCCGAACAGTTCGGCATCTCGCGCGCCGACCAGGATTCGTTTGCCCTGCGCAGCCAGCACAAGGCTGCAGCCGCTCAGGCCCGCGGCCGCCTGGCACAGGAAATCGTGCCGGTCGAAATCCCGCAACGCAAAGGCCCGGCCAAAGTGGTCGCGCATGACGAGCACCCACGCGGCGACACCACGCTGGAGCAGTTGGCTCGGCTCGGCACGCCGTTTCGTGAAGGCGGCAGTGTAACGGCTGGTAATGCCTCCGGCGTGAATGACGGCGCTTGCGCCCTGCTGCTGGCCAGCAGCGCCGCAGCCCGCCGCCATGGCTTGAAAGCGCGCGGGCGCATCGTCGGCATGGCGGTGGCCGGGGTCGAGCCCAGGCTGATGGGCATCGGTCCGGTGCCTGCGACCCGCAAGGTGCTGGCACTCACCGGCCTGACACTGGCTGACATGGATGTCATCGAACTCAATGAGGCCTTTGCCGCCCAAGGGCTGGCTGTGTTGCGCGAGCTGGGCCTGGCCGACGACGACCCGCGAGTCAACCGCAACGGCGGCGCCATTGCCCTGGGCCATCCACTGGGCATGAGCGGTGCCCGGTTGGTGACCACTGCCTTGCACGAGCTTGAAGAAACGGCCGGCCGCTACGCCCTGTGCACCATGTGCATTGGCGTAGGCCAAGGCATCGCCATGATCATCGAGCGCCTCTGA
- a CDS encoding outer membrane porin, OprD family yields MNRTHFLSAAWLATLALPMPALADFIGDSHARLELRNHYLNRDFRQSNAPQAKAEEWGQGFTAKLESGFTEGPVGLGVDALGQLGIKLDSSRDRRNTGLLPFGPNSHEPVDDYSELGLTGKVRVSKSTLRLGTLQPILPVVVYNDTRLLASTFQGGLLTSQDLDGLTFNAGRLTKANLRDSSGRDDIGYGAASSDHLDFGGGSYAITPQTTVSYYYAKLQDIYRQQFVGLIDTRPLAEGVSLRSDLRYFDSRNDGAERAGNIDNRNFNAMFTLGVRAHKFTATWQQMSGDSAFPFVNGGDPFTVNLVTYNTFTRAGLDSWQVRYDYDFVAMGLPGLSFMTRYTDGRHAETATVTNGRERERDTDIAYVIQSGPLKDVSLRWRNVTFRSGNGLTNAVDENRLIIGYTLALW; encoded by the coding sequence ATGAACCGCACACACTTCCTGTCAGCCGCCTGGCTGGCCACCCTCGCCCTGCCCATGCCCGCGCTGGCCGACTTCATCGGCGACAGCCATGCTCGCCTGGAGCTGCGCAACCACTACTTGAACCGCGACTTCCGCCAAAGCAACGCACCGCAGGCCAAGGCCGAGGAATGGGGCCAGGGCTTTACCGCCAAGCTGGAGTCGGGCTTCACTGAGGGCCCGGTCGGCCTTGGCGTGGACGCCTTGGGCCAGTTGGGCATCAAGCTCGACTCAAGCCGCGACCGTCGTAACACCGGCCTGCTGCCGTTTGGCCCGAACAGCCACGAACCGGTCGACGACTACAGTGAGCTGGGCCTGACCGGCAAGGTTCGTGTGTCCAAGAGCACCTTGCGCCTGGGCACCTTGCAGCCGATCCTGCCGGTGGTGGTGTACAACGACACCCGCCTGCTGGCGTCCACCTTCCAGGGGGGGCTGCTCACCAGTCAGGACCTTGATGGCCTCACCTTCAATGCCGGACGCCTGACCAAGGCCAATCTGCGCGATTCCTCTGGTCGCGATGATATCGGCTATGGCGCAGCCAGCAGTGACCACCTGGACTTTGGTGGTGGCAGCTACGCCATCACCCCGCAAACCACGGTCAGCTATTACTACGCCAAGCTTCAGGACATCTACCGTCAGCAGTTTGTCGGGCTGATCGATACCCGCCCACTGGCAGAAGGTGTGAGCCTGCGCAGTGACCTGCGCTACTTCGACAGCCGCAACGACGGTGCCGAGCGTGCCGGCAATATCGACAACCGTAACTTCAACGCCATGTTCACCCTGGGCGTGCGGGCGCACAAGTTCACCGCCACCTGGCAGCAGATGTCCGGTGACAGCGCCTTCCCGTTCGTCAACGGCGGCGACCCGTTCACCGTCAACCTGGTCACCTACAACACCTTCACCCGGGCCGGGCTGGACTCTTGGCAGGTGCGCTACGACTACGACTTCGTAGCCATGGGCCTCCCCGGCCTGAGTTTCATGACCCGCTACACCGACGGTCGCCACGCCGAAACTGCCACCGTGACCAATGGCCGCGAGCGCGAGCGCGATACCGACATCGCTTATGTCATTCAGAGCGGTCCGCTCAAGGACGTCAGCCTGCGCTGGCGCAATGTCACCTTCCGCTCCGGCAACGGCCTGACCAACGCCGTGGACGAAAACCGCCTGATCATCGGCTACACCCTGGCGCTGTGGTAA
- a CDS encoding DUF485 domain-containing protein: MTPERIESIANHPDFQHLVRRKRRLNGSLTLAMLVVYYGFVLLVAFSPSTLGQSLSGGVTTVGMLVGVLMVLLSFALTGIYVHRANNVLDPLNDKVKQECAQ; encoded by the coding sequence ATGACACCCGAACGCATAGAAAGCATCGCCAACCACCCCGATTTCCAGCACCTGGTACGACGCAAACGCCGCCTGAACGGCAGCCTGACCCTGGCCATGCTGGTGGTCTACTACGGCTTCGTCCTGCTGGTCGCGTTCTCGCCCAGCACCCTCGGCCAGTCCCTCAGCGGCGGCGTGACCACGGTCGGCATGCTGGTGGGCGTGCTGATGGTGCTGCTGTCCTTTGCCCTGACCGGCATCTACGTGCACCGCGCCAACAACGTGCTCGACCCGCTCAACGACAAGGTCAAGCAGGAGTGCGCACAATGA
- the paaI gene encoding hydroxyphenylacetyl-CoA thioesterase PaaI, with protein MTEVQLAQACADAMYARDPATQGLGISLLAAGPGRASLRMPVRADMIQGHGTCHGGFLFALADSAFAFACNSYDQATVALGCSIDYLAPALRDDVLTAHASEVSRKGRTGLYDVRIDNQRGELVAMFHGKSYKVRGTVLAQETQDE; from the coding sequence ATGACTGAAGTGCAACTGGCACAAGCCTGTGCCGACGCCATGTACGCCCGCGACCCAGCCACTCAGGGCCTGGGCATCAGCCTGCTGGCTGCCGGCCCAGGCCGGGCCAGCCTGCGCATGCCGGTGCGTGCCGACATGATCCAGGGCCATGGCACCTGCCATGGCGGTTTCCTGTTCGCTTTGGCTGATTCGGCGTTTGCCTTCGCCTGTAACAGCTACGACCAGGCCACGGTGGCGCTGGGGTGCAGCATCGACTACCTGGCCCCGGCGCTGCGCGATGACGTGCTCACCGCCCACGCCAGCGAAGTCAGCCGCAAAGGCCGCACCGGCCTGTACGACGTGCGCATCGACAACCAGCGCGGTGAGCTGGTGGCGATGTTCCATGGCAAATCCTACAAAGTGCGCGGCACCGTGCTGGCGCAGGAGACGCAAGATGAATGA
- the paaA gene encoding 1,2-phenylacetyl-CoA epoxidase subunit A, producing the protein MYAQLVETGVKRVKTLEEMSPEERNFQEKIDAEIKIEAKNWMPEAYRQTLIRQISQHAHSEIVGMLPEGNWVTRAPSLKRKLQLMAKIQDEAGHGLYLYSAMETLGADRDEEIAKLHSGKAKYSSIFNYPTLSWADMGAVGWLVDGAAIVNQVVLQRTSYGPYSRAMIRICKEESFHQRQGYEMLLTMMRQGTQTQRDMVQDAINRLWWPALMMFGPSDEHSPNSAQSMAWKIKRQTNDELRQRFIDQTVPQLELLGCTAPDPELKWNAERGHYDFGEIQWDEFYEVIKGNGPCNLERVATRRKAIEDGAWVREAAVAYARKQQNKNAA; encoded by the coding sequence ATGTACGCACAGCTAGTGGAAACCGGAGTCAAGCGCGTCAAGACGCTGGAAGAAATGTCCCCCGAGGAACGCAACTTCCAGGAAAAGATCGACGCCGAAATCAAGATCGAAGCCAAGAACTGGATGCCCGAGGCCTACCGCCAGACCCTCATCCGGCAGATCTCCCAGCACGCCCACTCTGAAATCGTCGGCATGCTGCCCGAAGGCAACTGGGTCACCCGTGCCCCCAGCCTCAAGCGCAAACTGCAGCTGATGGCCAAGATCCAGGATGAAGCCGGCCATGGCCTGTACCTGTACAGCGCCATGGAAACCCTGGGGGCTGACCGCGACGAAGAAATCGCCAAACTGCACAGCGGCAAGGCCAAGTACTCGAGCATCTTCAACTACCCCACCCTCAGCTGGGCCGACATGGGCGCTGTGGGCTGGCTGGTGGATGGCGCCGCCATCGTCAACCAGGTGGTACTGCAGCGCACCTCTTACGGCCCCTACTCCCGCGCGATGATCCGTATCTGCAAGGAAGAGAGCTTCCACCAGCGCCAGGGCTACGAAATGCTCCTGACCATGATGCGCCAGGGCACCCAAACCCAGCGCGACATGGTTCAGGACGCCATCAACCGCCTGTGGTGGCCGGCACTGATGATGTTCGGCCCTAGCGATGAACACTCGCCCAACAGCGCCCAGTCGATGGCCTGGAAGATCAAACGCCAGACCAACGACGAACTGCGCCAGCGCTTCATCGACCAGACCGTGCCGCAGCTGGAACTGCTTGGCTGCACTGCGCCTGACCCTGAGCTGAAGTGGAACGCCGAGCGCGGCCACTACGACTTCGGTGAAATCCAGTGGGACGAGTTCTACGAAGTGATCAAGGGCAATGGCCCGTGCAACCTGGAACGTGTCGCCACCCGGCGCAAGGCCATCGAGGATGGCGCCTGGGTACGCGAGGCCGCCGTGGCCTATGCGCGCAAGCAACAGAACAAGAACGCCGCCTGA
- the paaC gene encoding phenylacetate-CoA oxygenase subunit PaaC produces the protein MHKEALIPYLLLLGDSALVQGQRLCEWCGRAPAIEEELALMNVGLDLVGQARNWLEYAAELLDDGRDADALAFRRDERAYRNLLLVEQPNGDFAVTMSKQFLYDAWHFAVLQGLVESSDARIAGIAAKALKEVTYHLRRSSEWVQRLGGGTDVSRQRMLAAIPALWRFTVELAAGSDNEVRLAECGIAADPATVGATWLKQVTETFASVELPLPKAASHFYLDGRKGLHTEHLGLLLAEMQFLPRAYPDATW, from the coding sequence ATGCATAAAGAAGCCCTTATCCCCTATCTGCTGTTGCTCGGCGACAGCGCCCTGGTCCAGGGCCAGCGCCTCTGTGAGTGGTGTGGCCGCGCCCCGGCCATCGAGGAAGAGCTGGCCCTGATGAACGTCGGCCTCGATCTGGTCGGCCAGGCCCGCAACTGGCTGGAGTATGCCGCCGAGCTGCTCGACGATGGCCGGGATGCCGATGCCCTGGCGTTCCGCCGTGACGAGCGCGCCTACCGCAACCTGCTGCTGGTCGAGCAACCCAACGGTGATTTCGCCGTGACCATGAGCAAGCAGTTCCTCTACGACGCGTGGCACTTCGCCGTGCTGCAGGGGTTGGTCGAGTCCAGCGACGCGCGAATCGCGGGGATTGCCGCCAAGGCCCTGAAGGAAGTCACCTACCACCTGCGCCGGTCCAGCGAGTGGGTACAACGGCTGGGCGGTGGTACCGATGTCAGCCGCCAGCGCATGCTCGCCGCTATCCCGGCACTGTGGCGCTTCACCGTCGAACTCGCTGCTGGCAGCGACAACGAAGTCCGTCTGGCGGAATGCGGTATCGCCGCCGACCCAGCGACCGTCGGCGCCACCTGGCTGAAGCAGGTCACGGAGACCTTTGCTTCGGTCGAACTGCCGCTGCCCAAGGCCGCCAGCCACTTCTACCTGGATGGCCGCAAAGGCCTGCACACCGAGCATCTGGGCCTGCTGCTGGCCGAAATGCAGTTCCTGCCAAGGGCCTACCCCGATGCAACCTGGTGA